One region of Mucilaginibacter gotjawali genomic DNA includes:
- a CDS encoding DUF4271 domain-containing protein, with product MRFTVFCCLLLLFCCFGASGRQDKVAAKDQNVLKPVDPNTVNPFLPDSVVKANKEKHMQDSIVFAYLIPDSLRSNHVMDSIRANNLYKMLSGPSAHLKKREFEQSGFLRSSRDPWIIAVVLGLLIFTGFLNAFLGNDIKNVLRSFYNSQAISQTDKEGGLINSWAFPGLFILFSLSLGLLLYQLTQYYNISYRLSGFALFISFAAIISLLMAFKFIILKFIGFIFQLDTLVSEYITVLNLTYFTMAFILLIVAICFSLLASRFIPLLLNFTLAFTVLIFLWQYLRNSMNIISDLRFHKFYLFVYLCALEICPVLIIIKALNL from the coding sequence ATGCGCTTTACTGTTTTTTGCTGCCTGCTTTTATTATTTTGCTGTTTTGGCGCCAGTGGCCGGCAGGATAAGGTTGCTGCAAAGGACCAGAATGTTTTAAAACCTGTTGACCCAAATACCGTGAACCCTTTTCTTCCGGATTCTGTTGTTAAGGCGAATAAGGAAAAGCATATGCAGGATTCCATCGTATTTGCCTACCTCATCCCTGACTCCCTGCGAAGCAACCACGTTATGGATAGCATCCGCGCAAACAATTTATATAAAATGCTTTCAGGTCCTTCAGCTCATTTAAAAAAAAGAGAATTTGAGCAGAGCGGCTTCCTGAGAAGCTCCCGCGATCCATGGATCATCGCGGTAGTGCTGGGCCTGCTGATATTTACCGGTTTCCTGAATGCTTTTCTCGGCAACGATATAAAAAATGTGCTGCGTTCTTTTTACAACAGCCAGGCAATTTCGCAAACTGATAAGGAAGGCGGGCTAATCAATTCATGGGCCTTCCCTGGTTTATTTATCTTATTCAGTTTATCTCTTGGCCTCCTTTTGTACCAGCTAACACAATATTATAATATTTCATATAGGTTGAGCGGATTTGCGCTTTTTATTTCATTTGCTGCAATAATCAGCTTATTAATGGCATTTAAATTTATTATTTTAAAATTTATCGGGTTTATTTTTCAGTTAGATACGCTTGTCAGCGAGTACATAACCGTGTTGAACTTAACTTATTTCACAATGGCATTTATTTTGCTGATTGTTGCCATATGTTTTAGTTTGCTGGCCAGCAGGTTTATACCACTTTTATTGAATTTTACACTGGCTTTTACAGTGTTAATATTTTTATGGCAATACCTGCGTAACAGCATGAATATCATTTCTGATTTAAGATTTCACAAATTTTATTTATTTGTCTATCTTTGTGCCCTCGAAATTTGCCCCGTTTTAATAATAATTAAAGCACTGAATTTATAA
- a CDS encoding uroporphyrinogen-III synthase, translating into MNLEDRKKKVKSILVTLPKPENDKNPYAELAKKLNLKIDFRSFIHVEGVPAKDFRKEKINLADFSAVIFTSRNSADHFFRICEEMRFEVPVEMKYFCLSETIALYLQKYIQYRKRKIFFGKQTASDLAEVLKKHSGEKFLYPCSDVAAEETQKFLLENGYNFTPAVLFRTVCSDLSDLAEVFYDVIAFFSPSSIQSLYKNFPDFKQNNTRIAAFGATTHKAVLEAGLILDIPAPTPVAPSMTMAIEQYCKIVNK; encoded by the coding sequence TTGAATTTGGAAGATAGAAAGAAAAAGGTTAAGAGCATTTTAGTTACACTGCCTAAACCTGAGAATGATAAAAATCCATACGCCGAGCTTGCTAAAAAGCTTAACCTGAAAATTGATTTCAGATCATTTATTCACGTTGAAGGTGTGCCCGCAAAAGATTTCCGCAAGGAAAAAATCAACCTTGCCGATTTTAGCGCTGTGATATTTACCAGCCGGAACTCTGCTGATCATTTTTTCAGGATCTGTGAAGAAATGCGTTTCGAGGTGCCGGTTGAGATGAAGTATTTCTGCCTTTCAGAAACCATCGCCCTTTACCTTCAAAAATATATCCAATACCGCAAAAGGAAAATATTTTTTGGCAAACAAACGGCATCCGATCTGGCTGAAGTGCTGAAAAAACACTCCGGCGAGAAATTTCTGTACCCCTGCTCTGATGTCGCTGCAGAAGAAACCCAAAAATTCCTGCTCGAAAACGGTTATAATTTCACCCCTGCGGTTCTTTTCCGTACGGTTTGCAGTGATCTTTCTGACCTTGCAGAAGTATTTTATGATGTGATTGCTTTCTTTAGCCCGTCAAGCATCCAATCGCTGTACAAGAACTTCCCCGATTTCAAGCAAAATAATACCCGGATCGCTGCGTTTGGCGCAACCACACACAAAGCAGTGCTCGAAGCAGGTTTGATACTGGATATCCCGGCGCCAACGCCAGTTGCCCCTTCAATGACCATGGCCATTGAGCAATATTGCAAAATCGTAAATAAATAA